cagaatgGTGGCCATGTGCCTACCCAGGGCTTGCAGGAACTGGGGGATCTTGGCAGAGTACAGCTGCTGCACCGTGTTGAAGATCCGCAGCAAACCTTCCAAGCACAGAAGTGAGATGCTTTTGCCTTTCTTCTTCCCTGATTCCTCAACAACGGTGGGAATTGAAGTGTACCTCCAAAGCAGAACCCTGTGGGATGGCAGATGAGATTTACTGCAGTAAAGCTCTCTGCATAGGTCAAGAACTAGATCTACTCTTAGGATCCCATTTTTAATATAACTGGAAGGTCTTTTACCTACAGAAAATGGTGGGGAAGagatctttttaaaaaagattttatttcaaTGTCAGCAAAACAGCTACTGCATTTTTCCTGCACAgctaaataatttaattctttcCAGGTGCCAAGGGACCTTCCAATCCCATTTCAAGTCCATCTTTTTACACTCATTTCTTCCaccctgttttctttttttctcagactACCCTGACCACTGGTGTCAAATCCACCAGTGACAAAAAGAGCTTTATTTATGGCAGTTTAGTTCTGTGAAATGTCAGAATTCACTACGGGGCTCTCtataaataaaatcagaaagGTAAAGGCAGGCAAAGCAAAGTAAAAATCTGTGAGGAAAGCAAAATTGTTTGGCCCAAAGAAGACTTTTCTATTTGTAGGCAAACATCATTTTCCTGCTTCCCTAACCCCActtcttcccttttttgttCCCTCTCCTTTCTTCTCATTAGTTCTGTTGCCTGCACAGATGATCTTATTCTGTTTCAATGTCCAATCACGCAAAACATGTAGCTCACATGTAGTCCTAATGACTGCAACAAAAATAGCCTCTATTATTTGGGGTGAGACACAAAACCGGCATTATGCATGGCAAGGGTAATTTGCATTTTGTGCTCTCTGCTGACTGGGCTCTGAAAAGACCCCATGCAGATATGACCTAGATTCCAAAAGACATTTACATGGTTCACATTCTTGGATTTCCAAAGGATTAGATGCATGAATGTCTTCAAGCATCTTGCAGAAGTCCTAAACAAATGATTTCTAAAGCTTGTGTCCCTCACACATCTGTTTTGTTCTGTAGCTTGAAGTGAATTTTAACTTTGCTGCATTCCAGAGGCCTCAAGAATCCAGCCTGTAATCATCTTACCTTCTCTGTGACAAAGAGTGATGAACAAGAAGTCAGAAAGAAGCTGAAAATGTTTGATGGCATTTGGTTCTTCCAGGCCAAGTTATTAAAGCTGTATCACTCACTGTGGCACAGAAACTGTAATGCCTCCACTTGATTTCTCAGGAGCACAGAAAGGCACTGACCCCAACCCAGCAACAGCATGAAACAGTTATGGACTGCATTCTTCTTCCAAAGAAGAACGAGaataaaaatcccccaaatgCATTGCTGATTGTCTCCACGTGCCACACTGACTCACTGCGTGATTTTGCAGAGGTTCTGGAACATCTTCTCAGGATTCTGTCCGTCTGGTCCATCCGTCTGTCCcgtctcctccagctgctgcacctTCTGCAGAGCGACGCTGACGGCGTAGCGCAGGAACTCCGTGCTGGAGcgcagcacagccaggctctccTCGTGGCTCTGGGCATTGTCCCTGCAGGACCACAACTCTCAGACAACTGGGGATGCACTCAGGAAGCTCAGGAATTCCCTGAAATTCCAAACTTAATATGCATTTGCAAATAAAAGCTCTGGCCGAACTGAGGGTGGAAAAGACCCGTTGTTTTGGTAGCTTGTAGTGAACACTCAGAGGATAAGAGGTGCACCAGCCTTTCCAAGCACACTAACACATGGTTTGAATTGATGTCTGGCTCTGCTCCACAGAGGACTGGACACCTTCTCACCTGAacagagctgtgagcagagtAGATACAAAACCCATAGACAGGAAGCTCCGTGCTGTTTTGTTGCTCAAGGCAGATTTGTTCTTTCCAGCTTTCTCCTTCAGGATTTCAGAGAGTTTGTTGTAACATGTAAACAGGCCTAGGACATCCTCAAACTTGTTCTTACTGCAATAAAATAGTATTGTAGAAAGTATTAATGGAGAAAATGCATTCTTGGAGTTTCTCATTTGAAGCTTCAGCTGCCAAATTACACAATGATGCTGCCTAAATGATGAAACCTGTTACATCTCCCTGCCTCCATAACAGTGTATCCCTCACCCAATCCTCCTCAGCCTGCAATTCTACAAAATGTCAGATCCCATCTCCCACAGCACATGACATTCCAAAGGAAAACACTCCCCAAGGCTCTGTGAGTGGCTCTGCCACGAGGCACTCACACTCAGATCACTGATTCTGTGTTGGCACTACCATCCTGTGCCTGCAATGGGGCTGTACTCCAAAGAGCTGGGCAAATAATAGCACAGCTACTGCTATAGGGCAACATTTAATGTTTTACCTGAAATTCCCAATGTTGAAATTGTATTCAATCAGAACCTCACAAATTCCCATCACCTGAATGGCATAGATGTTGTTTTTCACACCGACACCAGAAGACAGCGAAAAATCTGCTGATTTATCCTGAGAGGTAAAAGAAACAagtgaaaaatcttttcaaaaACTGACAAGAACTCGGCATCTTCTCCCACTGAGTCAAACTGAAAATCTGATTTACCAGTTCAAAGTCTTCCAACTCGCTCTTGATCATTCGTCGTGTGACAGATTCTAACATCTCTTCAAAGTTTTGCTCAAATCCcacaccctcctcctcctcctcctcgtcatCTTCAGCTCCTTGGCACAGATGCACAGTGCTCTTGTACCAGGCAAGGCAGTGCTggatgcagcagagcaggtgggCCTGCAGGAAGCAGCCACACAGTCACACTCAGCCTCTGAGGTGGAGGTCACTGGCAGCAGGGGACAGGGGCCACACTGTTCTGGTGGGATGTAAGGAGTTGTGGCTGCCTTTGCAACTGCCTTGAGCCTTGAGGATATGCCTgattcccaaactgaggggaTCAGTAATCTCACACAAAGCTGCTCAGTTCCAGCTTCAGACAGTGCTCTGTGCCTGAGCTTTTCTAGCTGGGACGTAAAGAATTAACTCCCGCTGCTCTCTCCACCCAGCCACCACaggcactgaaggagaagggaagggaatttCCAAAGGGACTCTCACTCTAGCTGAAGTGTCTGTGCCCTTCCTGGGTGTGCTACTGCACACAAGCTTCCTTAGGGGAAAACAAAATGATTAATTTGAACTTGTTCCCTTGGAAATCCAACAAATCATTGAGGTTTCATCTCCAACAATTTCAAAGGAGCAAAACCAAAGGACAAATTCTTCCCCCTgctatacacacatacacactgCACAACTATTTTATGTGGAATTAAGttaaaggggggaaaaaaccccgTAGGGTGAACTCAGTGGAGGATAACAGAAGAACACTATTCCTAGAGCATTTTTCACACAGGTCCCCACAACCACTATGCTTGGGGAGCTCAAATAAATAGCCTGAGGCAGGGGTGAGATGCCCAGCTCTGTTGCTATTAAAAGAATTGCTCCAGGCTAGAAGAGGCTGAAGAAGCACAAGGTATTCAGCTCATGTAGGACAACTAAAATGCTAGTAACAGATGAGCTTGCAGCTGTGGCCAACCAATATAGCTCTTACCAGTGGTTCTTGCAGAAAGATTTGATCTCCCTGAGCCATAATACATCCCTCCAGTTTGAGTGGAGGCAGGAGGTCTGGCTGGGGCAGGTAATATTGCTTTATCTGtcacagaaaacaagaaataaaaataaccagTTACTTGGTAACTGAGCCTCTTAAGATGTTTGAAAACAGAGCACAATCATCTTTGTACCCCATTATAGAGAGCAAAACCTGGCACTGTGATAAGGGGACTGTACAAGTACATGAGCCATGTCATCTCCTCTACTGGTGATTAAAATCCCTTCTTAAGTTGCTCCTGTAGCTCAGCCAGGACACGTCAGTGCCCTAAAACAAGATTAGCTGACCACTTGCTGTTCTGTTGCCTCAACAAGTGACATCACTTGCACCCCACCTGCAGTGTTATCCCTCCTTTAAACAGTGAGGATCAATAGCTGCTGCTGCTATAGAAAGTTATAGATACAGAATGATGCTATAAAATTTTACACCTTTACACCAACTTACTATTAAGTGCCCTCTGTTACCCAAAAGCTGTCTTGGCTCCGTTCATGTTCTTTTCCCAGACCCTATACTGTCATGGGAAAGCTGGAATTAGTCAGCATGAACTCTTTGGATGattaaagggaagaaaattacTTGTCTCAAAGAAAGCACAGCCTGTCCAATGGATTGAGGAAATGTGATTGTCTTGTTGCCATGAGCAACACTGCTGGGGGATGAGTTAATCCTCCCAGATCCTACATGGACTTGGGTATTCTCCCGATGGGAAGACAGCAACAATAATTACTGTGTCAGCACATATCCTTGGGGAACTATGGGAGGGTAACTGCTGTGCACTGCTAAGGAACAGGGAGAGCACAAAGAACTTCTCTGGGCTCACATTTTCCACAGCACCTAAGAACTGAAGGGGTGGAAAGAGCTCCAAGAGATCCTTCCTCTTCCAACCCGATGGCAGGAAATTTGTCTCCAGATGTTTACCCAGTCTGCTCTCTCAGTGTAGCAGGGGTTTGAACACCTCCTTAGGGAAATGTCACAGCACCCAAACATGCTTCCAGTGTGAGAAAAAACAATTTCCCCAATATTTAACCTGAATTGTTTGCCATTTTGGTCGAAGTGCAGAATTCTGCAGCCTCACCACGGAGCAGGACTTTACCTGGGACAAAAGGGTTTCCATTATAGAGCTGGCCAGCTGGGAGTTCCTGCGAAGGACATCATAAAAACCCTGGagacaggaaggaaggacaagTTGGCTgacacagcagagaaaatgaaCCACAGGCATAAGAAGCTGGCGTCATCAGACTGCCACGACACTCTGGCACCGCAAGGAACCATGAGGAAGTAACAATGTGCTCAGTGCAAAACTCCATACCTGGCAAAGCAAAGGCACCACAGAAAGAAGGTATGAATCAGAAAAAGTATGAATTTCCTCACAGGGGCCCTCTCACAAGCTGTATCTCCCTAGCAGCGGTGGCATCAAGCCCAGAGTGACTTTCACTGCTATTTAACACGAGCACAAGATCCAACTTCAAACTGTGAAACCCTGCTTCAAAGGCAAAACAAGCCAGTGgggaaactgtaggaggcaacAGATCCTGCAGACTGAGAAAACTCAGTGGATGGATAAAGCAAGCACAAGTTTTCTAGCAACAGTGATGAATACACCCAGAACTTGCAGCTCATCAAAGGTCAATCCAACCCAAGataagaagaaaacaaaacctctcTGACTGgtacagggtttttttcttcaaggtGATACCCCATGGCTATAACACAACCCAAGATATCCACCCAAAAATGGCCCTTTATAACAGGCCTATCACAACAGACCTAAGGACAGCCAAGATTTTATAGAAacttggaaaggaaaaggagaaaagacaCATCCCTGATGCAGTCTCTAAGCAAGTTTCTCCATACTCTCCAGACAGGGTTTTCTTTGGAGCCCACAATTTACTCTCAACAGCTCCACATCTACCCAGCGCCTGTTATACCACTCCTCCTCACAGGGCATCAAACATCCTTCCCATTCCCTAGGCCCTACCACAGCAAGACAGACTTTGACATATTTTTGCTCTTAAACAATGCATGAGCTGAAGAAGATACATCAATGTAATGTCTTTGGGTGCATAACGGTCaaaaaaacagcaacagaagGAGTGAAAACATGTTACACATGTCCCATGAAGAACAAAACTGAGCTGAAAGCCTGTTTTTCACAGTAACATGGCTGCTATTTACCTGAGGCTAGAGAAGAATCAGACCACAGAAGAGCTTGTGGCTGTTTAAGAGACAGAAGAAACCATGTTTACCTCATATAACATGAGTCGAACGTCTGCTTGCTGGCTCAAACATCGCCTCAGGCTGCCCAGGATTTCTAGGCAGAAGGCCTCATTAGCTGCAGAATTATAGCAGGCATGAACATCTGCCTGGACCTGAGAAGGAACATTAGTCACGTTATACTGGTTACAGTATCACAACACAGGAGCAAGGTGACAAGGGTCTGGCCCCTGAACAATCACTGAGATAGTCCTTGTGCTGCCAGGCTCCTCATCACTGCCATAGAGCAGTGGGAATGCTCCCCAGAGCACTGGTGCTGTGAGAGAGAATGGCTCTGAGAAGCAACATCTCTAGGCCAGCTTCTCTTTGCACATTGCACTTCCTAAAGCTTTCCTTACAGGAAGGAAATCCTTGCTGGATTTCCAGCAGTAATCCTCACTAAAGCTGTATTTCCATTCTGGGGCAACACTTCCCTTTTGAGTTGTTTCAAACAGTGGCTATTAGACAGACTGTCTCACATGGGACTGCAGAACAGCACTCACCTGAGAGGCACCAATGGCCTGGCTGCACTGGGAAGAGGACAAGCTGCCCAGAACCTTAAAATTTCTTAACAGGAGCAAAAAACCAGCGACTGCAGCTTTACGAGCATCGAGCTGCCTGGGAATTGGGACAGGAAAGAGGGTTATGTAAGGAAATGTGGAAGCAAGAAGCTCAGAAGCACATAAAATATCAACTCAGCAATGAAAAAAGGCCACAAATACAGAGTGACTGGGCCCTGTACAACTGTATTTCCCAAAAGGGCAGTGCAGTCCCAAACAGTCAAAGCTGGGCAGTTTGCTGAAAACTCCCTCTGCTCTACACTCTCAAAATATTCAAACTCCTTTCTGTCTTACAATGCTAACATTCATGAAAAGCCCAGGCCAAGACCCAAGTATTAAATATCCCTTGAAAGTTGGGAGAGTATCACAGACCTCAGAGTTGGAAAATTCCTAATAAAAACCTGGTGGTTTGCTTTACTCACAGAAACACCAAGTCTTTCCCAAGACCAAGTcccttgcttttaaaaataatcctgAATTTTGAATTCTACATTCATAACCAGGCAGACAGTGGCCAACAAAATCCAGTCTACAGCCACAGCAGGAGGGTTTGCTCCAAGCATGACCAAGACAACACCTTGTAAGAGATCAGAGGGAACGTGGCAGCTCAGCATTTTGATCAGTGGCTCCTCTCAGACCCTGCCTGGATGTATTTAGCTGTGTTAGACACATGTTGGAATTGGTTTTAATTTTGCCTATGTATTTGGAGTTCCCAACAGCTTTCTGAACTTGCAGAGCCCATTCATTCAGATGGGGATTGGGATTTTTGTTACCATTCAGTGGAGCTGTGACTGTACCACAATTTCAGGCTAAAGGGACAGGAGATGTCACTACCCAGTTATGGGAAGAACATTATAAGAAGACACTTagctcaaaataaaaaatacttctgCTCCAAAACCATAAATGAATTGtagaatttttttcaaagaatcCTCTCCCCAGCTTACCTGGAAAAGATAGCTTTTTGGAGAACAAGGATCAGGGAGTCCCTCACTGACATGCTGACTTTGAGCAGAggctggaaaggaaaataaccTTTGGAGAGAAAAGCACTAAGGCATGCCAAGCCCTTGGGGCATATGAGCTCATCTTCCTCAGGCCCATCTGGCCCTGCATTTCCAGTACTGTCATCAGTACAGTAGGAAgaccaaaacattttaaaatagacAAGAAAACCCATAGAGCTGTGGCAGTGAGACACCTTAGCAGGTCAGTGAGGACACAGTGCAAGGGCTTAGGAAAATAACTGTTATTCCCAGGTTGGACAAAACAGGTGAAAGGTAAAACACCAGGGCAGTACCTCAGCCCAGGCAAAGAGGAACACTGACATGGAGcttggaaggagaaaaaaatcaatgtgaCAGCTACAGCTGTTCAGCTACACACTGTGGACTTAGTTTTCTACAGGGTGCAGCATCTGGGCATCTTCCAGATGAAaggtcagcacagagcagttttGGTCCTGTGCCAGACCACACCATATGCTTTTTGCTAGAGGGCACATGCAAATCCATGCTTGAAGAACAGTTCCATGCTACACCAAACAACCCACAGCAGAGAATGAAGGCTGATTTCATGAGGGTTATCAGATCATGCATGTAATTGTGGCCCAGAGCTGTCACTGGAACTGAAGGAGCAAGGAGATCCATGGAGAAATGCAAAGTTTTACCTGTACTGCCCGGAGAAGGCCTTGCACTGTGTCAATGGGCAGAAAGGACAAATTGTCAAAGGTCTCTGTGACTTTGGAGGATGAAGTCTGAAGCACGAGAGGAGCAGACACAACAATGTTGGACAGCaagtctgaaaaataaaaggacaaaaagaaCAGCTGATGCCAAGGGGCCAGAAAAGCCTGAGCACAAGATGTCTGTAGAGCTAACAATTACAGACTAATCAAAGACCTTCCATGGCACACAGAGGTCACTGACAAACCGAGTCTGCTGCAGACACCAAGCACTAAAAacgctcccagcccagctgaaggGCCTCGCCCACCAGAGGGCACTGAGATGCAAgggaagaggctgcagcactgACATCCCAGCAGCCCAGTGGCTCCCAAGCCCAAGGACGAGGAGAAGGCAAGGCTGGGAACGTGGAACAGGCAACTGACTGATGATTCTGATTTTTTGTGCGTCAGCTGTTCCATGGCAACTGCCTGCAAACATATTTTTCACCTGTGATGAATACAAGGCAATCTGATGCAGCTGATACCTCAGTCAGAGGAGTAGGAACAACTGATTTTCTTGGCTTCAGGTCACTTCAGCAGGTGCTTCAGAAACCAAAtcacatcctgggctgcatcaaaagcagcttGGCCAGCAGGCTGAGAGAGAGAATTGTCCCCCCTATTCCACTTTGGTGAGAGCCCCCTTGGAGcactgtgtccagctctggggttctCAGCACAAGCAGGACAGAgacctgctggagcaggtccagagggaCACAAAAATGCTCAGAGGGCTGAAGCACCTCTGCTATTGAGATGGGCTGAGAATTGGGGTtggtcagcctggagaagcCAACTTTGGGGAGACCTTGTTGTAGCCTTTTGGTATACAAATGGGCTTTATAAGATGGGGACAGACTTTTTATGAGTAACTTTGTGATAAGAATAGAGATAatagttttaaactaaaagaaggTAGATTCAAAGTGGATATAAATAAGAAATTTTTTACAGTGAAGGTGGTGAAACATtagcacaggttgcccagagaggtggtggatgtcccatccctggaaacattcaaggttaGGTTGGGTGAggctctgagtaacctggtctagtggaagatcTCCATGCTCATTACAAGGCAgtggactagatgaccttcaAAGGTCCcacccaacccaaacccagttctgtgattctataatgAGTTTTGAGGAGCTGTGTTGTGACTgtccacagagcagagcacatttctcttttctgttaCCTATGAAGTGGCTGACAGGAGATGCTGCTTTTGTGAGGACTCTGTTCAGGACCTGCTCAAGAATATCACTTCTGATGGGCTCATGAACCTGAATGAAGaagaacaataaataaaaatcaaaaccttAAGACATTCCTGTACTTCACATCACAGGCATTGTACAGTACAAAGCAAATCCAGATCTGAGAGGTAAGCAAGGATGGTCACCAGAAGTCCCCTTTCAGCTAAATTCACACAGATTGATTAAGATTTCATCCCAGGACAATCAGAACCAGCACATCAAGGCACACACAGTACACTCAGAACATGATGGTTCCAATCATCTATGGGATCAAAATTCACCAGTTTGGTCAAGATGAATGGATTTCAATCCCACCTTGTCAGATTTTATTTGTACCTCTGAATTTCTCTACCTCTGCAATTTCTTGGAAACTGTAATGCAGTTTATAATAATAGGGATTACATAAGTATCATGACAGCTGGAACAGATTAGAATTAGGTCTTCATGAGGATGGCTGGAAAGGGTCAAATAGGAGACAAAATCTAGTATTGTTTGCAAAACACTCACAATGGATATAGCAGGCAAGGTTTTGACACCATTTACCAAGACAGCATAAGAACAGAGTTGTTTTcctcccaccaaaaaaaaccttctcCAAAACCTACATTACCTTAAACGTTTCCAGCAGGATACTTGCTCCCAGTCTGCaagcctgctgggctggcattTTTGAAAGGCCATAACTGTTAtcagcagcttttcctccaAAGGGCTTTTTTGGTTCATAGGATTCCATTAGGCTGAAGCCAAGATCCACCAGGCCTTGAGTAACATGGTCCCAACCAAATGCACTGAGGAAAACATGAAATAGATGAGGAAAGAAACAACTTAGTCATAGGAAAGTTTGGATTAAAGCTGAGGTAAAATCTTCTGCAGTCATTCCAGGGTCCAAAGCAGCAGTGAGAGACACTTGATGACAGCAGGGAAGATGACAGCCTTCACAAGCCTGTGAGTGTCCTTAGGCTGAGGGACAGGTACTCAGCACATCTCTGCTCCTGATTCTCCATCAGAattcctttccagcccaaaggCTTCCTCACCATTGGGAATGATGTGCCCCTCAGGTCTGACCTGAACATAACAGCAGGTTACAGTTGGGATGCACAGGTACCCTACTGATGTCAAGAACTTGAAGttggagaaaaagagaagaggaatGCCTCCCATCAAACTAAAGGACAAGTGGTGACAGACCAGAGCTATCCCACAGGATGTTTAAAGGACTAACCAGTAAACCAGATTAAACAGTGAACCTACTCCTCATCCCTTGATCAGAACACAAACTACAGCCAGCAGCATGACTCACACTGCAGATTAGGCCCTGATCAGTTTAGTCCTTTGTACCACCAGAGCCTGAGATTTGAGGTAGAAGGAGCAGATTTATACAGGCCTCacgttgttgttgttttttttaatttgctaatATAAAACTGGGATAAAACCTTTGGATTTTGACACTGATCCCTACCAGCACATGGTCAGAAGTATTTAGCACCCCAGAGTGTTTTAACAAAGCTGAAACTCTCCCCACTTCTAAAGCCCATTGAATGTTCTGCAGCACGTGGCAGCACAACTCACCTATTTTTCACCACTTCCAGAATGACAGCAGTTATATCATATTGTTGAGGAAACAAATCCTGCAGAAACTTGGAGGCCTGAAGGAACTGCAGGTCCTTGCAGCTTCTTGTGATTGATGCTTTCAAGAAATCAAATATCTGGAACATAAAATCATTACGTGTGAGGAAATGATCTTTGAAATGGGACCTGTATAGTCTTGGGTATGTTCCAGTAAGAGCACCAGCCAGACACAAGTTCCACTACAGCCTGCCAAAAATCTTAACTCATTTCTTTGTCAGGACAAATACACCAGTCTCATTAAGTGCCTCAAGGAGGGTGACTTGCTGCCAGATGCTCTTCATGTGGCCACCACAGAGCCAAAACATTAGAAAAATAGACTGCTTTTCTTCTCATCCAACAATACCAACCCACAGGAATCACTGCTCTGGAAAATTATGATATTGCTCTGGGGTCTTTTACAGTGTTCAGTAAAGTACAGCATACCAGTGATCTAATTGCCTACCCATGAGCATCCTGAAACCATTTTAAGCCTAATTCTGATGGGACTCTGACCTAACCATGCTTCCTTTCCTTGACAGGGAGTGCAGAGTGCATCCCCATGGAAGCCCTCTGCAAGCTTATCAAGCACATACCTGCTCTTGCAGTCTGTGTTTTACAGCAACTGACAGCAGAAGAGCCACACTGAAGGGACACAGGGCTCTACCAGGGTCCTTCTGTTGCTCAGTCTGGGAAACAGCAAGGAGCAGTGAGAAAACTTGTTATCTTTACTGAAACACCCTGGAAATTCAGGCAGCCATCAGGCACACGTCTCTTCAAAGATATCACAGCACTCGCTAAAGAGAACATGACTGCAatcataaaaattattaaatccCTTGTCCAGATAATAAATTAAGTTTTTAAACCAGAACAGTGGCTGCTCCATCTTTGCCATACCTTCAGATGTTTAATTAGCTCCTCACCCAGGTCCTGGTCCAGGTTGATGACAGAAACAATGTGGAGGATAACGGTGCCTTCCACGTGGCGGAGCTGGTCCAGGGGCGTTGTGGCCACCTCAAGGTCCACTGACCTGTAAGTTTTACCAGAAAATAACAGCCAGAAATTATTACTTATGATTAAGCAGGATGTTCTGGTACAAGGTTTAAGTGTTCAAATTcaaggagccctgggcaggagcagtgtGACTACAAATACCCAGGCAGTAAAGGGAGGGATGACAGAGCAAGAACTTACTCTGGAACCCTCTGTTCTTCCTTCTGTCTCTTATCCAGCTGATTGAAAAAACTGATGATTCCTTCCAAAACAGTCTTCTTACTGCCCTGCAAGGCAGGACACT
The Melospiza georgiana isolate bMelGeo1 chromosome 13, bMelGeo1.pri, whole genome shotgun sequence genome window above contains:
- the FANCI gene encoding Fanconi anemia group I protein; translation: MAQRILSLAAEEGPERLQEALQSLAEGELGDMVTRQALKGRETAALLRGIFKGSPCSQRSGVLRRLQVYKHCVPLVESGDLHLGKVSEIIGLLMLEARQLPGHALAELASLFVDVIKGGSLTNGKSLELFSTVLTALASSKENLAYGKGELNGEEFKKQLINTLCSSKWDPRCVIHLANMFRDIPLSGEELQFVVEKVLRMFSKLDLQEIPPLVYQLLLLSAKGSKKTVLEGIISFFNQLDKRQKEEQRVPESVDLEVATTPLDQLRHVEGTVILHIVSVINLDQDLGEELIKHLKTEQQKDPGRALCPFSVALLLSVAVKHRLQEQIFDFLKASITRSCKDLQFLQASKFLQDLFPQQYDITAVILEVVKNSAFGWDHVTQGLVDLGFSLMESYEPKKPFGGKAADNSYGLSKMPAQQACRLGASILLETFKVHEPIRSDILEQVLNRVLTKAASPVSHFIDLLSNIVVSAPLVLQTSSSKVTETFDNLSFLPIDTVQGLLRAVQPLLKVSMSVRDSLILVLQKAIFSRQLDARKAAVAGFLLLLRNFKVLGSLSSSQCSQAIGASQVQADVHACYNSAANEAFCLEILGSLRRCLSQQADVRLMLYEGFYDVLRRNSQLASSIMETLLSQIKQYYLPQPDLLPPLKLEGCIMAQGDQIFLQEPLAHLLCCIQHCLAWYKSTVHLCQGAEDDEEEEEEGVGFEQNFEEMLESVTRRMIKSELEDFELDKSADFSLSSGVGVKNNIYAIQVMGICEVLIEYNFNIGNFSKNKFEDVLGLFTCYNKLSEILKEKAGKNKSALSNKTARSFLSMGFVSTLLTALFRDNAQSHEESLAVLRSSTEFLRYAVSVALQKVQQLEETGQTDGPDGQNPEKMFQNLCKITQVLLWRYTSIPTVVEESGKKKGKSISLLCLEGLLRIFNTVQQLYSAKIPQFLQALDITDGDAEEADINVTEKAAFQIRQFQRSLVNQLSSAEDDFNAKETQSLITVLSTLSKLLDPASQQFLQFLTWTVKVCKENALEDISCCKGLVSLLFSVHVLYKSPVGLLRELAQDIHACLGDIDQDIEVEGRCHFAVVNAKTAAPTVCLLVLGQVDKVLEEVDWLIKKLTSLGSDTSEDPSQASNQTQALEKGVILQLGTLLTVYHELVQTALPAGSCVDTLLRSLSKTYTILTSLIKHYIQACRSSSTTIPGRLEKLVKLSGSHLTPQCYSFITYVQNIHSESLSFVEEKKRKKKEDEAAAVSTVMAKVLRETKPIPNLIFAIEQYEKFLIHLSKKSKVNLMQYMKLSTSRDFRINASVLDSALQERNSEDAENEPHNEQSSTAEQTDENQEPKKKRQRKK